The following proteins are encoded in a genomic region of Sparus aurata chromosome 23, fSpaAur1.1, whole genome shotgun sequence:
- the LOC115575702 gene encoding myosin heavy chain, fast skeletal muscle-like has translation MSTDAEMEQYGEAAVFLRKPERERLEAQTLPFDAKTAFFVAEPAEMYLKGKLVKKEGGKATVETDCGKTITVKEEDIHPRNPPKYDKIEDMAMMTHLNEPCVLYNLKERYASWMIYTYSGLFCVVVNPYKWLPVYDTTCVQAYRGKKRIEAPPHIFSISDNGYQFMLTDRENQSVLITGESGAGKTVNTKRVIQYFATIAAIGAKKSDAPQQQSKIKGSLEDQIVAANPLLEAYGNAKTVRNDNSSRFGKFIRIHFGTTGKLASADIETYLLEKSRVTFQLSAERSYHIFYQLMTGHKPELLEALLITTNPYDYPMISQGEITVKSIDDVEEFIATDTAIDILGFTAEEKLGIYKLTGAVVHHGGMKFKQKQREEQAEPDGNEEADKIAYLLGLNSADMLKALCYPRVKVGNEMVTKGQTVPQVNNSVSALCKSIYEKMFLWMVVRINEMLDTKQSRQFFIGVLDIAGFEIFDFNSLEQLCINFTNEKLQQFFNHTMFVLEQEEYKKEGIVWEFIDFGMDLAACIELIEKPMGIFSILEEECMFPKASDTTFKNKLHDQHLGKTKAFEKPKPGKGKAEAHFALVHYAGTVEYNINGWLDKNKDPLNDSVVQLYQKSSNKLLALLYVAMPGADEGAGGKKAGKKKGGSFQTVSALFRENLGKLMTNLRSTHPHFVRCLIPNETKTPGLMENFLVIHQLRCNGVLEGIRICRKGFPSRILYGDFKQRYKVLNASVIPEGQFIDNKKASEKLLGSIDVDHTQYKFGHTKVFFKAGLLGTLEEMRDEKLATLVTMTQALCRGYVMRKEFVKMMERREAIYSIQYNIRSFMNVKNWPWMNLYFKIKPLLKSAETEKELQQMKENYDKMKTDLATALAKKKELEEKMVSLIQEKNDLQLQVASEVDNLSDAEERCEGLIKSKIQLEAKLKETTERLEDEEEINAELTAKKRKLEDECSELKKDIDDLELTLAKVEKEKHATENKVKNLTEEMASQDESIAKLTKEKKALQESHQQTLDDLQAEEDKVNTLTKAKTKLEQQVDDLEGSLEQEKKLRMDLERAKRKLEGDLKLAQESIMDLENDKQQSDEKIKKKEFETSQLLSKIEDEQSLGAQLQKKIKELQARIEELEEEIEAERAARAKVEKQRADLSRELEEISERLEEAGGATAAQIEMSKKREAEFQKLRRDLEESTLQHEATASALRKKQADSVAELGEQIDNLQRVKQKLEKEKSEYKMEIDDLSSNMEAVAKAKGNLEKMCRTVEDQFSELKAKNDENVRQLNDINGQKARLQTENGEFSRQLEEKEALVSQLTRGKQAFTQQIEELKRHVEEEVKAKNALAHAVQSARHDCDLLREQFEEEQEAKAELQRGMSKANSEVAQWRTKYETDAIQRTEELEESKKKLAQRLQDAEESIEAVNSKCASLEKTKQRLQGEVEDLMIDVERANALAANLDKKQRNFDKVLAEWKQKYEEGQAELEGAQKEARSLSTELFKMKNSYEEALDHLETMKRENKNLQQEISDLTEQIGETGKSIHELEKAKKTVETEKSEIQSALEEAEGTLEHEEAKILRVQLELNQIKGEVDRKLAEKDEEMEQIKRNSQRVIDSMQSTLDSEVRSRNDALRVKKKMEGDLNEMEIQLSHSNRQAAESQKQLRNVQGQLKDAQLHLDDAVRGQEDMKEQVAMVERRNGLMVAEIEELRAALDQTERARKVAEQELVDASERVGLLHSQNTSLMNTKKKLESDLVQVQGEVDDAVQESRNAEEKAKKAITDAAMMAEELKKEQDTSSHLERMKKNLEVTVKDLQHRLDEAENLAMKGGKKQLQKLESRVRELESEVEAEQRRGADAVKGVRKYERRVKELTYQTEEDKKNVKRLQDLVDKLQLKVKSYKRQAEEAEEQANTHMSRLRKVQHEFEEAQERADIAESQVNKLRVKSRDAGKSDSAE, from the exons ATGAGCACAGACGCAGAGATGGAGCAGTATGGGGAGGCGGCGGTCTTCCTCCGGAagccagagagggagaggcttGAGGCACAAACCTTACCTTTTGATGCCAAAACTGCCTTTTTTGTGGCTGAGCCTGCGGAGATGTACCTCAAGGGTAAACTTGTAAAGAAAGAGGGTGGAAAAGCCACGGTGGAAACCGACTGTGGAAAG ACGATCACAGTAAAAGAGGAGGACATCCATCCCAGGAACCCTCCCAAGTATGACAAAATTGAGGACATGGCCATGATGACCCACCTCAATGAGCCTTGCGTGTTGTATAACCTCAAAGAGCGTTATGCATCATGGATGATCTAC ACCTACTCTGGGTTGTTCTGCGTTGTCGTGAATCCCTATAAGTGGCTTCCTGTGTATGATACTACATGTGTACAAGCATACAGAGGCAAGAAGAGGATTGAGGCTCCACCCCACATCTTCTCCATCTCTGACAATGGCTATCAGTTCATGCTCACTG ATCGTGAGAACCAGTCTGTCCTGATTAC TGGAGAATCCGGTGCTGGAAAGACTGTCAACACCAAGCGTGTCATCCAGTACTTTGCAACAATTGCAGCTATTGGAGCTAAGAAGTCTGATGCACCGCAACAGCAAAGCAAAATTAAG GGCTCTCTTGAGGACCAGATTGTTGCGGCCAACCCTCTGTTGGAGGCCTATGGTAATGCCAAGACTGTGAGGAATGACAACTCCTCTCGTTTT GGTAAATTTATCAGGATCCACTTTGGCACTACTGGAAAGCTGGCTTCAGCTGATATTGAAACAT ATCTGCTGGAGAAGTCTCGTGTCACCTTCCAGTTGTCTGCTGAGAGGAGCTACCATATCTTCTACCAGCTGATGACTGGCCACAAGCCTGAGCTCTTGG AGGCTCTTCTGATCACAACCAACCCCTACGACTACCCAATGATCAGTCAGGGTGAAATTACTGTGAAAAGCATTGATGATGTGGAGGAGTTCATTGCAACAGAT ACTGCCATTGACATCTTGGGCTTCACTGCTGAGGAGAAATTGGGCATCTACAAGCTGACTGGAGCTGTGGTTCATCATGGTGGCATGAAATTCAAGCAGAAGCAGCGTGAGGAGCAGGCTGAACCAGATGGCAATGAGG AGGCTGATAAAATCGCCTACCTCCTGGGCCTGAACTCAGCTGACATGCTGAAAGCTCTGTGCTACCCAAGAGTCAAGGTCGGCAATGAGATGGTGACCAAAGGTCAAACCGTCCCACAG GTCAACAATTCTGTCAGCGCTCTGTGCAAATCCATCTATGAGAAAATGTTCTTGTGGATGGTGGTCCGTATCAATGAGATGCTGGACACAAAGCAGTCAAGACAGTTCTTCATTGGAGTGTTGGATATCGCTGGATTTGAGATCTTTGAT TTCAACAGCTTGGAGCAACTCTGCATCAACTTCACCAATGAAAAACTGCAACAGTTCTTCAACCACACAATGTTTGTCCTGGAGCAAGAGGAGTACAAGAAGGAAGGTATTGTTTGGGAGTTCATTGACTTCGGTATGGACTTGGCTGCCTGCATTGAGCTTATTGAGAAG CCAATGGGCATCTTCTCCATCCTTGAAGAGGAGTGCATGTTCCCCAAGGCCTCTGACACAACTTTCAAGAACAAGCTGCATGATCAGCATCTTGGCAAGACCAAGGCCTTTGAGAAGCCAAAGCCTGGAAAGGGCAAGGCTGAAGCTCACTTCGCCCTGGTTCACTATGCTGGCACAGTGGAATACAATATCAATGGTTGGCTGGACAAGAACAAGGACCCCCTGAATGATTCAGTTGTTCAGCTTTACCAGAAATCTTCAAATAAACTGCTGGCGTTACTGTATGTAGCCATGCCTGGAGCTGACG AGGGAGCTGGTGGCAAGAAGGCTGGTAAGAAGAAGGGTGGTTCCTTCCAGACTGTGTCTGCTCTTTTCAGG GAGAACTTGGGCAAGTTGATGACCAACTTGAGGAGCACTCACCCTCACTTTGTCCGCTGTCTGATTCCCAATGAAACAAAGACCCCAG GTCTTATGGAGAACTTCTTGGTCATCCACCAGCTGAGGTGTAATGGTGTGCTGGAGGGCATCAGAATCTGCAGAAAGGGCTTCCCCAGCAGAATCCTCTATGGTGACTTCAAGCAGAG ATACAAAGTATTGAATGCCAGTGTCATCCCTGAGGGACAGTTCATTGACAACAAGAAAGCTTCAGAGAAGCTGCTGGGCTCCATTGATGTGGACCACACTCAGTACAAGTTTGGACACACAAAG GTGTTCTTCAAAGCTGGTCTGCTGGGTACcctggaggagatgagagaTGAGAAACTGGCTACGCTGGTGACCATGACTCAGGCTCTCTGCAGAGGATATGTCATGAGGAAGGAGTTTGTTAagatgatggagaggag GGAAGCTATCTACTCTATCCAGTACAACATCCGTTCATTCATGAATGTTAAGAACTGGCCATGGATGAATCTCTACTTCAAGATCAAGCCTCTCCTGAAGAGTGCCGAGACTgagaaggagctgcagcagatgaaGGAGAACTACGATAAGATGAAAACAGACCTGGCTACTGCCCTGGCCAAGAAGAAGGAACTGGAGGAGAAGATGGTTTCCCTGATACAGGAGAAGAATGACCTGCAACTCCAAGTGGCTTCA GAAGTCGATAACCTCTCTGATGCTGAGGAAAGATGTGAAGGGCTCATTAAGAGCAAGATCCAACTCGAGGCCAAACTCAAAGAGACAACCGAGAGactggaggatgaagaggaaatcAATGCTGAGCTGACGGCCAagaagaggaagctggaggacGAATGCTCTGAGCTGAAGAAAGACATTGATGACTTGGAGCTCACTTTGGCTAAAGTGGAGAAGGAGAAACATGCCACAGAAAACAAG GTGAAAAACCTGACAGAGGAGATGGCATCTCAAGATGAGTCTATTGCCAAGTTAACCAAAGAGAAGAAAGCCCTCCAAGAGAGCCACCAGCAAACACTTGATGATCTCCAGGCAGAGGAAGACAAAGTCAACACTCTGACCAAAGCCAAGACAAAGCTGGAACAGCAAGTGGACGAT CTCGAGGGgtcactggagcaagagaagaagCTCCGCATGGACCTTGAGAGAGCCAAGAGGAAGCTTGAAGGAGATCTGAAACTAGCCCAGGAATCCATCATGGATCTGGAGAATGACAAACAGCAATCTGATGAGAAAATCAAGAA GAAAGAATTTGAAACCAGCCAGCTCCTCAGCAAGATTGAGGATGAACAGTCGCTCGGTGCTCAGCTTCAGAAGAAGATCAAGGAGCTCCAG GCTCGTattgaggagctggaggaagagaTTGAGGCTGAGAGGGCTGCTCGGGCTAAGGTTGAGAAGCAGAGGGCTGACCTCTCCAGGGAGCTTGAGGAGATCAGTGAGAGGCTCGAGGAGGCTGGTGGAGCAACAGCTGCTCAGATTGAGATGAGCAAGAAGCGTGAAGCTGAGTTCCAGAAGTTGCGCCGGGATCTTGAAGAGTCAACCCTGCAACATGAAGCAACCGCATCAGCTCTCCGCAAGAAGCAGGCAGACAGTGTTGCAGAGCTGGGAGAGCAGATCGACAACCTCCAGCGTGTCAagcagaagctggagaaggagaagagcgAGTACAAGATGGAGATTGATGACCTCTCCAGCAACATGGAGGCTGTTGCTAaagctaag GGCAACTTAGAAAAAATGTGCAGAACTGTTGAGGACCAGTTCAGTGAGCTCAAAGCCAAAAATGATGAGAATGTTCGCCAGCTGAACGACATTAATGGACAGAAGGCAAGACTGCAGACAGAGAATG GTGAGTTCTCCCGCCAGCTTGAAGAGAAGGAAGCTCTTGTTTCCCAGCTGACCAGAGGAAAACAGGCCTTCACTCAGCAGATTGAGGAGCTTAAGAGACACGTTGAGGAGGAAGTCAAG GCCAAGAATGCCCTGGCCCATGCAGTTCAGTCAGCTCGCCATGACTGTGATCTGCTCAGAGAGCAgtttgaggaggagcaggaggccaAAGCTGAGCTACAGAGAGGAATGTCCAAGGCCAACAGTGAGGTGGCTCAGTGGAGAACCAAATATGAGACTGATGCTATCCAGCGcactgaggagctggaggagtcCAA GAAAAAGCTGGCCCAGCGCTTGCAGGATGCTGAGGAATCCATTGAGGCTGTGAACTCCAAGTGTGCCTCTTTGGAGAAGACCAAGCAGAGGCTGCAGGGTGAGGTGGAGGACCTCATGATTGATGTTGAGAGAGCCAATGCTCTGGCTGCCAACCTTGACAAGAAGCAGAGGAACTTTGATAAG GTCCTTGCAGAATGGAAACAGAAGTATGAGGAGGGccaggcagagctggagggaGCTCAGAAGGAGGCTCGTTCTCTCAGCACTGAACTGTTCAAGATGAAGAACTCTTATGAGGAGGCTCTGGATCACCTGGAGACcatgaagagagagaacaagaacCTGCAGC AGGAGATCTCAGACCTGACTGAACAGATTGGTGAGACTGGAAAGAGTATCCATGAGTTGGAGAAAGCCAAGAAGACTGTAGAGACTGAGAAGTCTGAAATTCAGTCAGCACTGGAGGAAGCTGAG GGCACACTGGAGCATGAGGAGGCCAAAATTCTCCGTGTCCAGCTTGAGCTCAACCAGATCAAAGGTGAGGTTGACAGGAAGCTGGCAGAGAAGGATGAGGAGATGGAGCAGATCAAGAGGAACAGCCAGAGGGTGATTGACTCCATGCAGAGCACTCTTGATTCTGAGGTCAGGAGCAGGAATGATGCCCTGAGAGtcaagaagaagatggagggagaccTGAATGAGATGGAGATTCAGCTGAGCCATTCCAACAGGCAGGCTGCTGAGTCTCAGAAACAACTGAGGAATGTCCAGGGACAACTCAAG GATGCCCAACTGCACCTTGATGATGCTGTCAGGGGACAGGAAGACATGAAGGAGCAGGTTGCCATGGTGGAGCGTAGAAATGGCCTGATGGTGGCTGAGATCGAGGAGCTGAGAGCAGCTCTGGACCAGACAGAGAGAGCACGCAAAGTGGCTGAGCAGGAGTTGGTTGATGCTAGTGAACGCGTTGGACTGCTTCACTCTCAG AACACCAGTCTCATGAACACCAAGAAGAAGCTGGAGTCTGACCTCGTCCAGGTTCAAGGTGAAGTGGATGATGCTGTTCAGGAATCAAGAAATGCTGAAGAGAAAGCCAAGAAGGCTATTACTGAT GCTGCCATGATGGCTGAGGAGCTTAAGAAGGAGCAGGACACCAGTTCTCATctggagaggatgaagaagaaccTGGAGGTCACAGTCAAGGACCTCCAGCACCGTCTGGATGAGGCTGAGAACCTCGCCATGAAGGGTGGCAAGAAGCAGCTCCAGAAACTGGAGTCCAGG GTACGTGAGCTGGAGAGTGAAGTTGAGGCGGAGCAGAGACGTGGAGCTGATGCTGTAAAAGGAGTTCGCAAATATGAGAGGAGAGTGAAGGAGCTGACATACCAG ACTGAGGAGGACAAGAAGAATGTGAAAAGACTTCAGGATCTGGTGGACAAGCTGCAGCTTAAAGTGAAATCTTACAAGAGACAGGCTGAGGAGGCT gaggagcaggccaACACCCACATGTCCAGGCTCAGGAAGGTTCAGCATGAGTTTGAGGAAGCTCAGGAGCGTGCTGACATTGCTGAGTCCCAGGTCAACAAGCTGAGAGTCAAGAGCCGTGATGCTGGAAag TCTGATTCTGCTGAGTAA